A genomic region of Melanotaenia boesemani isolate fMelBoe1 chromosome 21, fMelBoe1.pri, whole genome shotgun sequence contains the following coding sequences:
- the LOC121632695 gene encoding endothelial PAS domain-containing protein 1-like, which yields MMTADKEKRRAISREAARRRRRVESDVFGDLCRLLPLQPSVRAHLDKPSIIRLTLSYIRMHALIKETSVDAAARHTATYLQRVGGGEELNCSGGQGEEEKEKEELLSSNETNMYLRTLEGFVMVLSTEGDMIFLSDNVSKYMGLMQTELMGHNIFEYTHPGDQEEIRHNLRLTAEEVWCSQKRDFVIRIKSALTHRGRSTNLKSATWKVLHCQGRAKVCVASSSVTCLLLTCRPLPLSHTLLSAHTFTSQHSMDMRFTYCDQRVTSLLGYRPEELLGRSIYDLCHTLDTNCLNKNHVNLCLKSQSVSGHYRMLVRGGGYVWVESHSAVIPTARPSRSRPSADQPLSILCVTYVLSGVEEASLQLSLDQTIHRYLN from the exons ATGATGACAGCTgacaaggaaaaaagaag AGCCATCAGCCGTGAGGCAGCCAGACGGAGACGGCGAGTGGAGTCTGATGTGTTTGGAGATTTATGTCGCCTCCTGCCGCTGCAGCCCTCCGTCCGAGCTCACCTGGACAAACCCTCAATCATCCGCCTCACCCTGAGCTACATACGCATGCATGCATTGATAAAAG AAACTTCTGTAGATGCAGCAGCCAGGCACACAGCAACATATCTGCAGAGAGTGGGGGGAGGAGAGGAACTGAACTGCAGTGGAGGACAAGgtgaagaggagaaagagaaggaggaacTCTTGTCATCAAATGAGACAAACATGTACCTGAGGACCCTGGAGGGATTTGTGATGGTCTTGTCCACTGAGGGAGACATGATCTTCCTGTCTGACAATGTCAGCAAGTACATGGGCTTGATGCAG ACTGAGTTAATGGGGCACAATATTTTTGAGTATACTCACCCTGGTGATCAAGAGGAGATCCGACATAATCTACGTCTtactgcag AGGAAGTTTGGTGCAGTCAGAAAAGGGACTTTGTCATAAGGATAAAAAGTGCACTGACACACAGAGGAAGAAGCACCAACCTCAAGTCAGCTACTTGGAAG GTTCTGCACTGTCAGGGCAGAGCGAAGGTGTGTGTGGCCTCGTCATCGGTTACCTGCCTGCTCCTGACCTGCCGCCCCCTgcccctctcacacacactcctgagtgcacacacattcacaagcCAGCACAGCATGGACATGAGGTTCACATACTGCGACCAAAG gGTTACATCTCTTTTAGGTTACAGGCCTGAGGAGTTGCTGGGCCGTTCCATCTATGACCTCTGCCACACTCTGGATACAAACTGTTTGAACAAAAATCATGTAAACC TGTGTTTGAAGAGCCAGTCAGTCAGCGGCCACTACAGGATGCTGGTGAGAGGTGGAGGTTACGTCTGGGTGGAGAGTCACAGTGCCGTCATCCCCACAGCACGACCCTCCAGGTCCAGACCCAGTGCCGACCAGCCCCTCAGCATCCTTTGTGTTACCTATGTCCTCAG tgGAGTGGAGGAGGCATCTCTCCAGCTCTCTTTGGACCAGACTATCCACAGATACTTGAACTGA